Part of the Sebastes umbrosus isolate fSebUmb1 chromosome 3, fSebUmb1.pri, whole genome shotgun sequence genome is shown below.
CTTATTGATCTCTGGTCAGATTTCCGACTTTactttgtagtagtagtaggtgcAGCAGTAGTAGTTGGGTTGATGAGGAGAAGAAGGTCCCTGACCCACTGTGGGATAGTCACCGGAGTAGCCTGGGTAGTCCCGGCAGACTGGGTAGTCACCGTAGGTGCCCTGGTGGTGGAGCGTTGCTTCAAGAAAATCAGAAACATTCATTGTCAAATATACAGCAGAGAAGTTTCTAAGGACTTTTACATCAAGGAGTTAAGGATTGTTGAACTGTAGAGGAAGCACTCACCTCATCGGAGTTGGAGTTGGCGATAGATCGagagtcagagtcagagtcagaCCGAGCAAGTCGTTTGTGCTCttcaacctaaaaaaaacacaggttttatattgcttcattatataattatatgGTAACACCTCTTATCACAGGtccgcaaatgtcatggtaattttgtgataattagcaagtaacctatttggaATTTCTtatgaattactgccaaattacccaaatatttacctcaaaatgtatcgaaaatcacttcattataaatattatttaataattgtatgctaaaatagcatataatggataaaatagggcccttaggcttgagaagcagctgctcttcatcggaggtggaaaacccaaactaatagaagacacttctgatcaggcacaaatctcaccttctctttaaagaaatttcaaagaagttatttgctaattatcatctatatTTACCAgtagacatggaaataaagcatatcaattaactttgtattcttttccttgaaatgtattaaataaattaccagctattagGAAATAGCTGGATATAatcttaaataatgtttataaaaaagtaatttttgatacattttgaggtaaatattggggtaatttggcggTAATTCCAAAGAattatttaccatttaccaatTATACTAATGTGGTCACAGCATATAAAAACAGTGGTATTGATACTGAGTATGTGGATGTTACACTTACAGGCTGAGCCAGAGCGATGCACAGGAGGCATCCAAGCACAAACACTACCTTCATCATGGTCATAGTGATCTCTCCTGTTGAAAAGAGAACAATAAAGACTCGATCAGATGAAAAGATTTTACAAAATATCAGCTAAATCATCACCAACAtcacacagaaaacagaaacagaagatTCATGTACCTTTAAGTCTTCAGCAACTTCAGCAGACTGTCTCGCAGATGGTCGTTGAGGTTGTTGTAGTGTCGCTCTGAATGTTGTTCTTATATACAGTTACAGAGCGGATGTCATCTCATTAGCACACAGCAATGTTGAGAAATAGCAAATATTAGGAAATCCTCTACCGTGTAGGTGTAGCTAATGATCAGAGATGGAAATCACATGTGGATCATATATGTAAcattcatttagatttttttttgttgttaaatgaCATTTCTCTATACTCGGTTCACTTTTTTGAAAACCACTCACACAGTTCTCTTTATCAACACAAAGCTCACAACAGTTAGTCTGACATCCAAAATGCACTCATGCAACCACAATGCTTGTTGATCTCAGGATCAAGTCTTTAACCAGAACACTGACAACATTTGTGTCCCAACAGCAACACTTGATCACTCATTACACAATGTCCTAAAACAACACTAACAGCATTACAATATGTATCACTATTGTCTTTGTAAAATAGTTTATTGCATGGGTTGTGCTATcttttacagtatatgtaacAGAGATGAATCAGAAATGCCATATGCCTAAATACGCtttatttgccatttttgcatAATGAGcgcagtttttttttgcaattgccAAGACACAAAAACTGTACTTGTGGCACAATAATTGAAGCCATTAACACTGTATCTATATGTCTACTGAGCAGGTATGCTGAACCAGAAGCACATTGTCTGCTTTAAACTAAGGTTGaaattctaaaacacactttttgctAATAACTACACATATATCTACATTATAAACATCATTCAAAACTAAAAGCCTGGCTGTTGTTTGCTAAACACTGTCAGTGAAATATCTACACTGAATTGTCAATCACCTGCACTCAGAATGCACCTTTCGAAACACCTGTAACCAATTAAATCACTTAGAAATGAGAGGTTGAACACTATAAACAGGACAATAATGAAGGCCAATTTTGGAGGAATAGGAAGAGgtgtgaaatatacatttacagTACAACACAGTAATGTTCATGTCATCTTCAGTTAAAGTCATTGTGGCTGATCCTGTTTTGAGTATTGAGaataaacaaatgtgtttgtttcccCATTGCATTTGTGTCCATGGTCTATATTGACAGCATgctacaaatgaaaatgaaaagactctacataataatgttttatacttagCAGAGTGCAGTTGGCATGTGGAAAGAaccatttatttgttgtttgtgtgtgaagttgTGAAGCAGAAATACCAGCTTTAGAAGAGTTTATTAagttttgaatgaagtgtttgctTTTGCAAGAGCTATTTTGTATCttgtgtatgttttcttttgtttacgTTTGTAGAGTTTTGACAAAGAGTGCCCTAGTTTCAGAAAATGCGTTTGAGCAGGTGCAGAAAACGAattcatgtgaaaaaaaataaaactaaagtaATTCCAGTACTGCAATAAAAAActgtacacattcacacagtacATACTTTTAGAGGATAGCTACAGATGTAGAATTACAACAGTGCGAGTCAACACTGTCTTCTGCATTTGGCCACAAGCTCTCGTCAACATCACACCTTAAACCCTCTCTTGCAACACACATGGGAAAGAATGTTTTGGCACACCTGATCCATCCACAGGTGTCCAGACATCCGTCAGGGACATCTGATCACGTGGCTGCTGGTTATAAACCTTCTATGAGGTAAAGAATTCCTCTCCGGGTTTGAGAAATGGAGCTGAGAGGAAACGTTACACCATCGTGGAACGGGCTGTAAACCAGTCTGTGACTGGGAGAGAATGGTGAAACGCCACATTGTCTCATACAATTACAAAATACCGCCTTTCCTCACCTGACACAAGTCTTTCACAACGTTTTAGGTCCAAGTTAGGAATTTATGCAttttgattttcctttttttattattgtagaaGAATGTAGCAAATTACTTAAATATAATGTTACCCTTATCAACCCTTTCTTTAGGCCCAAAAAggtcaatgaaaataaagttgccaaaaaaaaaaatccaataatttggttgatatttaaataatcaacacttttaaaaaaaaaacttttgtagTATTTAACGTACTACCAATTGTTGGTGGTACATTAAATTTGGTGGACCCAATTGCAGGACACTGACACAGAGGTTGGTGATGTTTTAAGAAAGTTTATTGTGAGATCAGACTGGACGAGGGTGAGTCATCTGGGCAGGTTGAGGTTGCACAGCGGGTAGCAGACAGGAGGGCAAGCAGACAGGCATCCTGGAGCtcaggaaacaaacacaaatggtTACAAAACACAAGGAAAGCTTAAAGCTTGGCCTGAGCGGAGCGGAGCTACCACAGTAGTTGAGATAATAATGTGGGACCGGATGTGTGAGGAGCTGAGGTTGTTGAAATACTGCGAGGTTGATGAACTGATGAGAGGCAGGCGAGCAGACTGGGAGGGCTGATGAGCCCATTgatggcaggtgtgtgtgtgtgaactgggAGCCATGGAGCGGAGCCACGCCCACCACAaggccacagccacagccatgACACCTGTATTATTAATgacaatgtaaaaatgttcagtTTCCATCCACATGTGATGATGTTGTTGTTCAAAGCGAGTTAGGtagcacttcattttacaggtccacaaatgtcatggtaattaggtgataattagcaagtaacctgtttgaaatttcttttgaattactgccaaattaccccaatatttacctcaaaatgtatcgaaaattatcaaatagcatataatcattataatagggcccttaggcttgagaagcggctgtgcgccgCTCTTCattcggaggtggaaaaccaaaactaatagaagacacttctgatcaggcacaaatctcaccattatgtgacttattgtctacacaaatgtaacctggtagctaatgtaatgattcagggagttttttaagaaatttcaaataagtgatttgctaattattatctatttatcagcagacatggaaataaagcatatcaattaactttgtattctcttcctggaaatgtattaaataaattaccagctattttttactgcttattgggaaatagcggaatataaataaataaataaataaataaataaataatgttaataacaGTGTTagaaatagataataataatgtttataatatatataaaataataataataaaagtccagagtcaagtccaaagacaagacagccaaacaaagtaatttattaaataatgtttataataacataattttcgataaattttgaggtaaaaattggggtaatttggcagtaattcaaaagaaatttcaaataggttacttgctaattatcacttaattaccatgaaatttgcggacctgtaaaatgaagtgttagcGCAAGTTTAAAAGCACACTCGGTTAAAATTAGAGAGCTCCTGACAATGACAGTGTTAATTTCCAAACAATCTAATAGTCTTATTTTATCTGCAACAGTGAACTTGTCATATATTGATATGTTGAAATGAACATTTCAATCTCAAACAGCTGGGACTAAAGTCTGTCTTACGCtctaaatatatgaaaaaaaatgaaaacgttCAAGTGAAAAAGCAAACACAGAAGTCAATTCATACATtgctttattcattatttattccaTTTCAGTGGGACAATGTTTACAGTAAAGTTAAGTTTTCCCCAGTCAGTCAGGTGCTCGTCTCATTTTCCGATTGGAGGGAAGACTGGAGGGATGACTGGAGGGAAGACTGGAGGGATGACCGGAGGGAAGACTGGAGGGATGACTGGTGGAGGGATAGGGAAGGCAAAAGGGAAAGGGATAGGAAAAGGCCGTGGGAATGGCACAGGAATGGGGATTTGAATTTGCTGGAACTGCATGTTGTTCTGGCTCATCTGGAAAACACAGTAAAAATCTTTAAATTctgtatagtgtgtgtgatTATTTAGACAGTGGGTCCAGATACTGACCTCATCGCTGTCATCTGAGCGTTTTACCCGTATCTTCTCCTCAGAGACCTTAAGATACAAATGATCTCACATCAAAAACTGATGATAGAAGTGATATAATTAAGTGCATTACAATACCATGACACCACCACAGCGATTAAAAGAGCCCTATGTGACTCAGATCTGAAGATTGTTGTAATTGTTGGTTTGCGATACTTACAGAGGCGGAGGAACACAACGCGGCGAAGCACAGAATCAAAACCAGACGTTTCATAGCTGGGACGGGCGTGATCCTTTACAAAAGACAAATAGGGGTCAGCTgcatatttcacattaaaaaaaacaaaaaaaaacaaggaaataatCTTACCTTCAGTCAAATAGGATTTTACTGTAAGAGTAACCACCGAGAGTGGTCCTCCTTCAGTCCAGGTCcactttttaaagacattttttactCCTCAGTCATCCAATCAGCTGTCAGACTGGGCTGTGATTTTGTAATTCTATTGATGGTGTGAAATGTGATGAAACCATGTATGTGGTGGCTCATTGTGACCACAGTCGCCACAAGAGTCAGACAGACACTCAGAGGTGTTGGGAAACAGTGAAGGTGTTGAAACTGGATATGTTTCAGGTGCTCTGTTTTATCAtctctatcaatctatctatctatctatctatctattagtggtggtagtagttgtagttggCTCAGTCtataagctagagtgaagataacatcatatgaaactagaaaatctatgTTAGCTCGGCGGCAAAAACGCTAAATACCCAtatttacgcaaaattttggcgaggaaaaactagcatggccattttcaaaggggtcccttgacctctgacctcaagatatgtgaatgaaaactctgagatgaacagactAGAGTGAgattaaaaatacagaaataatcaTGTTCTAACTAATATCATGCATACATTGCAAGAATAGTTAGATTTTATGAGTTAAATGTGTCTATTGTGGTCTTTTTTACAGGTTTCGGTCTGCAAAATGAAGCTTCTTCTGCTCACAACATTTGTAGCAACCGTCTGCTATGTGagtaatctatctatctatctatctatctatctatctatctaaatataaGGATTTTAAGAACATATCTGGTCCAAGTTTTCCATTAATGAAGTTTATTTAGCACATACTACAGAGAATAAACACACAGTTTAACTGATCTATAATGATGCAGATGTGAAAACACTCTGATTAAGACAacatcattttaatttgaaaagaaaaagaaacagtttTCATGACAAACTGACACAAGACAGAGCTGAGCCATTCAATACTGGTGTTCATTCCCTTATTGGTTAAATTTCCGGTTTTATTTGGCAACCGTAGTAGTAGGAGCAGGGGTCGGGGTAGTGGCagctgcagtagtagtagtagtaggaggagctgtagttgtagtagtaggagctgcagtagtagtagtaggagctgcagtagtagtagtagcagtagtagtaggcGCTGGAGTAGTTTGTTGTTGTAGCCGGATGACGTTTAACAAGAAGTTGAGCCACTGTTCAGGAGTAGGCTGGCCGTTGGAAGTGCTGGAAGTGCCGGAAGTGCCAGAAGTGCTGGGACGCTTCAAGAAAATCAGAAAGATTCATTGTCAAATATACAACAGAGTAGTTTCTAAGGATTTTACTGTAATTGACATTCAGGTGTGTTGAATGTTGAATTGTAGAGAAAGCGCTCACCTCTTCGGAGCTCGAGCCAGAGTCAGAGCTTGACCGAGCAAGTCGTTTGTGCTCCATGTCCATCTGAAAATACACAATTCAACGAGTTTGATATTGCTTCATTATACAGTTATTATAATATGGTATCAGCATATAAGTACAGTGGTATTGATTCTGAGTATGTGGATGTTACACTTACAGGCAGAGCCAGAGCGATGCTCAAGAGGCATCCAAGCACAAACACTATCTTCAGCATGGTTACAGTGATCTTTACTGTTGAAAAGGGAACAATAAAGACTCGATCAGATGAACAGATTTTACAAAATATCAGCTAAATCACCGCCAACCTCACACAGAATACACAGAAACAGAAGATTCATGTACCTTTAAGTCTTCAGCAACTTCAGCAGACTGTCTCGTAGATGGTCGAGGAGGTTGTTGTAGTGTCGCTCTGAATGtttttcttatatacagttacCTGAGCGGATTTCATGTCATTAGCACACAGCAATGTTGGGAAATAGCAAATATTAGGAAATCTCCCACTTCCACATTTCAAGGTGTGGCTGATCAGAGATGGGAACCACACCTGGATCGTATGATTAGATGTCTGGTCTTATTACAAATCAAGAAACTTAGTGGTTTAGGCAGGTAACAGGCAACACCTAGTGAAGCATTTCCTCTTGCCTCCttttgttttaggaaattaaCTGCTGTTATTCCCTCTACTACCCAAAATCACATGTACTGTCCCAGTTTCTTAAAGTTTgtctcattcgctttggctcaattcttgaatgagaattatttttttaaaaacaatgagctcaaatctctgaacaattagtttgttttttcacaacagattagaatttctcattcattcaagaaaATTGCACTGGTTTTGGCACATGAGCATAAAAGAGTCAGTAAAATTGTCCAATTTTGAACGATAACCAATGGCACacgtcttgctgatcaaaactgatgagtagATTCTCAGTGTGATTGTcgtcctcttcacaacttctaaacattattttatcgtttgagccatcacatgcaaaatgatccattcaattatcaaaatctgtcagacatacatgtatattattccataaatatctatgacatgGTGTTACATACTGTGAGGAGGCacaattgtttttttactgcactaccGCAGGTTCATTCATCGTTGCAGGGTTTGTTTGTTGCATAattttgtggcaaattttctgttcactgtatatgacttCACATGAAAGCTCAAAGCtgaattttctatttataatgtacacacatacagtacatatccaTTGTCTGTGTATACATTATTGTACAGTtttgacttttcccagtaaactttgacctatactgttgaaatgggaatctaaaCAGCTCAACCTTCAGGTAGACAAAACTGGCAATCTGGTATAatacagtaagcagtcagtgtcaacgAAACAGAGACTTATTAGtatatacttatacttatacttatacttaGTATATTAcgaaacatttccagggttgactgaTGAAAAAACACCCAAACATTTTTACCAGTACGGCTGCCACGATGACAAAAcagcttttcattttggtgtCATTGGCCAGTTTACAGACACAATAACTATGTTTTGAAGTataaatgaagtgttttgggtgagttactaccaTTTTGaagacatgcaatagagttgtgatgttccatgaaacagttgtgacaattgcACTTACAGTTAAGAAAATGTTAAGACATTATCATCATTGTTGTCATCATGTACTGTTGCAAAGAACTGGCGTCAATTAAGAAGACATTAGCAAACAGTGTGTGAAGTAATTGCTGTTTTGCACAAGCGTGACTAAGATGTGTTGTTTTGAGAAATGCGTGGTGTGTCTcaatgtctgatgtctgatatAAGTATCGATGCACGAGGGGCCACACACGTACTTGCACAGCACAGGTGAGTGTTACAGAATAGATGCTATACAGTAAGCGACTTGCAATGTGAATTGTCTGGTCTGTTTTAAGAGCATAATAGAGCGTAATTTTTTCTTGCAGGTTCTCCAGAAGCAATGCAGCTCTTGTGTGTTGCAACTCTACTTTTGTCAGCAGTAGCTGCTCAGCCAGATTTCTGGCCGGATGAAAGGTCTCCGCCTCCAGGTGGACCCCAGGTAGGATGCAGACTCTAAGGTAGCACAGAATAATCCAGAGGTGTTTCTACTCTCTGCATGTGAAGTATTTCTCATTGAATTATTCGTTTAGACAGAAGATGGAGACGGAGAGTTCGATGGAGTCTGGCCACAATGGGTGTCTGGCCATCCAGTATGGGTATGTGGTGTTTCAAGTCATGTGAGTTGATTGTGATGACATGGTGGTTGCAGATAATCAGTGATTCTGTTCTTGTTTGGGGTAGCAGGATGAGATGCCCTCTTGGTTGCCAGACACAAGACCAGAAAATGGAAATCCACCCATGAAAGGGACTGACGGGGATGATCACCAGCCGGGGAGACCTTCTCAAGTTTCTGCTCGGGGCAAAAGACAGGTTTTTacattaagttatttttttgttattcagTTTGGTCGTCTCATTAAAGGACTATttgaacattttgggaaatacatatatacatttaatataCTCTCCACAAACAATAACGTGAacatgttttggttttatgggaAATTATttcctttaaatattttttgtggGAAACACAGTGGGCAAccccggggtctgaaaagtgaagccaaaaatgaagtgccttaaacctgcattctttctaacagccagcagggggcgactcctctggttgcaaaacgaAGTCTGAATGTATAGAGGTCTATGAAagaatgagcctacttctcacttgatttattacctcagcaaaaaatttgaaaacatgagtttatggtcacaatcgctagtttcaagtcttctttaatacagcatgatgttcatttaataaatgatggtcccatttagagtcaaatagaccataaagcaggggatgctttagggcgtggctaccttgtgattgacaggtcgcaaccacgacgttgtcctgtctgggagttgtctgtgtttttgtcttgcaactttaaccctttcacagtgtgtttgtagttcatgaaagttcattataacctttttggttgactaaaaatgtctcatttagCATTCAGTTgaacttagctccatcctctcatgtcacttctggttgcaaaaaaaacaagatggcgacggccaaaatgccaaactcgaggcttcaaaacggcagtccacaaaccaatgggtgacgtcaaggtgactacgtccactgcttatatacagtctatgagcaAACAACAAGCAGGCATAGTGACTTCCCACACTGtcaggttgccaggcaaccagcataCTGGGTAGACGGACAACCTGTTGTTCATCAATCGATAGTTGCAGCATACAACTCCCTCTAAAACCACAAATAATAGACAAATAATAAGACATGAAGAGGGCTAAaggagtatatactgtagttgcGACCGAGGGAGATCTGGAGGAGTTCTGGTAATATCTATATTTTGTCTGATGTTGTGAATTTATAAGAGGTTACTTTACATTTGACAAAGTTACACTAAGATATATTCACCATACTTCATCTTGGAAAGAAAACCAAAGAGAGTACCTCTCTTTAGTACAATAGTGGTTATGGAGATCTGCTGTAACAGACCATACTGTACCGACACCTGACAGCGCATTAGGTTATTTACTGTACACAACATTTGATCTGTGCCTCACACAGGCTCCTGGTTTCACATCTGATGGGCCTGGAGTCCCTCCTCCTGGACCCGGCAGGCAATTTGAGAGACGCAGAGGATCTTCAGGTGGCAAGAGGCCCAATAGGAGGGACCCCAGTACAATGGTGAGCAttaaaaaacagttaagtttagagaaaaacatcatgttttgggttaaaataactacgaacacaaagccAACtatacattgttggtttcacacgggatgcaaactcatAATTACTGCAGCCACTAaaggtcgctgtcatgttcttttataccttcccccagtgatcgaccatgtgaatagatgataaaacctactagtgggtgcagtaggcccctattcacccacatctatggggttaaaagtgactgataatgcctatttaatagacTGACAACAGTCTGGGTAATCGGCTGGGTAAAGGGACTGATAGCACAGACAAACAACCCTTCAGCACCCCCGTTTCCTACATCCAACATACTAGACCCTGACaaatttacatttcaaaaaGCAGCTTGTGACCTacctctttatttttgtttagttttaattcttttcatttttatttatgtattaattatttattttttacttttatattgtgtataatGTCAGctgcttttgtcttttattaATGTCTGCTTCCAAAAGGTGCTTTAAAAACTTTACTTACGTACTTAAACATCCCAGCTAAACCCTGATATTTATTCTACATGATGACAAAATATGATAtaatttctcttttgttttaggTGTTTTCCCCGATGTTCAAGGTAGGCTACTGTCATCTCTCACTGTGATATTAACACACTCAAATTTATCACAACAGTTTGCAAAAAACTCTgattttcatgtgtttataATTCCTTTTCAGGTTGACAACGTGGCATTTCAGGTAAGATTAATATACAGTTTAGTTTATGTTTGACACGGCAGACTTAACTGAATATTTAAATGTTCAACTAACCGTGTAACGTTTCATCCACAGAACGTCACTGATGTAACCCTGAAGGAGGTAAACAACATGATTTAGTGGCttaatttaacttttattgattcactttatattataaattacaCCATCTGATGAAATGTTATGAGTCCACTGACCCTCGGTGTTAAAATGTTACAGGGGGAAACTTTATTTCTGATGCCGAGGGTAAGTGACTGAATTTTTCAATATAAAGTTTTAATTAGAAAAAtcataaagattattttcattatcaatcaaTACTAATGACAATCTATCCACAGCATGGTGGAAGAGGACATCACCATCAGAAggtatacaaatatacagtatttaactCTTTGTAGCAATGATTATAGCAACAAAGCTCAGACACTCAGTCtgatttttactgttttacagGGAGGAAGACACGGGCCTCCAAAGACTGGGGTATACTGGCTGTTTGTCAAACTTTAATTTCagtcaaatatatatacatatatatatgtatatataaacagcTTTATTTTCTACTCTGGTTGGTTTGTTTAGGCTTCAGAATTTCCCTTGATTTTATCTTTAAAACAACGgcattgttatttttgtttctcttcttctcaaTTTCAGCAATATGTGAAGCTCATCTACAAGGCCGCAGAGCCGGTAATCTCCTTCACTGTacattatatgttttatttttatagataTGTCtccaataataatcataatttatcttttttccaTTTGAAGAACAAAGTCTCCATCGAGGTCGGGGTTTCGAAACCTGTAAGTATAATTTATTAAGCCTATATCCTCACTCTCATGCAACCTTTACCCAAGGCTTATTGTTGTTGGCATGCTATGATCACCAATAGATGTAAATGTGCCAGTCATAGTACT
Proteins encoded:
- the LOC119485745 gene encoding non-classical arabinogalactan protein 30-like isoform X2 — encoded protein: MKRLVLILCFAALCSSASVSEEKIRVKRSDDSDEMSQNNMQFQQIQIPIPVPFPRPFPIPFPFAFPIPPPVIPPVFPPVIPPVFPPVIPPVFPPIGK
- the LOC119485745 gene encoding integumentary mucin C.1-like isoform X1, with the translated sequence MLKIVFVLGCLLSIALALPMDMEHKRLARSSSDSGSSSEERPSTSGTSGTSSTSNGQPTPEQWLNFLLNVIRLQQQTTPAPTTTATTTTAAPTTTTAAPTTTTTAPPTTTTTAAATTPTPAPTTTVAK
- the LOC119485735 gene encoding acidic proline-rich protein PRP25-like isoform X2, encoding MQLLCVATLLLSAVAAQPDFWPDERSPPPGGPQTEDGDGEFDGVWPQWVSGHPVWDEMPSWLPDTRPENGNPPMKGTDGDDHQPGRPSQVSARGKRQAPGFTSDGPGVPPPGPGRQFERRRGSSGGKRPNRRDPSTMVFSPMFKVDNVAFQNVTDVTLKEGETLFLMPRHGGRGHHHQKGGRHGPPKTGQYVKLIYKAAEPNKVSIEVGVSKPMNPGEFFGVEDHPEEDY
- the LOC119485735 gene encoding uncharacterized protein LOC119485735 isoform X1 is translated as MQLLCVATLLLSAVAAQPDFWPDERSPPPGGPQTEDGDGEFDGVWPQWVSGHPVWQDEMPSWLPDTRPENGNPPMKGTDGDDHQPGRPSQVSARGKRQAPGFTSDGPGVPPPGPGRQFERRRGSSGGKRPNRRDPSTMVFSPMFKVDNVAFQNVTDVTLKEGETLFLMPRHGGRGHHHQKGGRHGPPKTGQYVKLIYKAAEPNKVSIEVGVSKPMNPGEFFGVEDHPEEDY